The DNA region ATCTTTATAAAACTCTTTGTAAATGTTATGTATATCTTCTAATTTAAGATTTTTATTTTCTAATTTAGCATATATTGTTGAAACTATTCCTCTGTTTAATGGAAGCAAATGAGGAACAAAAGTAACTTTTATATCTTCACCGTATATGTTTGATAATGTTTGCTCTATTTCTGGGGTATGTCTATGTTCAGCAATTTTGTATGGAGCAAATGCTTCATTACATTCAGTATAATGAGTATTTAATTTTAATTCTCTTCCTGCACCAGTAGCTCCAGATTTTGAATCAATTATAATATCATCTTTTTGTATTAATTTGTTTACTAAAGATGGTGCTAATGCCAAACCTATAGAAGTAGGGTAGCAGCCTGGGTTTCCTATAATTTTTGCATTCTTTAATTGTTTTTTACCATATACATTATCATACTTAATTATTTCAGGTATTGAATAAATAGCCTCTTTATGAAGATTTTTATATTTATATTCTTTGCCGTACCAATTTTTATAATCTTCTTCATCGTCCAATCTAAAATCAGCACCCAAATCTATAAATAAAATATTTTTTTCAAAGCATTTATTTGCAATCTCATCGCTTAAACCAGCAGGAAGTGATGCAAATACAACATCAGAGTTTTCAAATATTTCATTTTCATCTATTAATAATTTATCTAAGTTTTTATTTAAGTTAGGATATATTTCGTTTATATTTTTCCCAACAAAACTTTTTGAAGAAATGTTATTTAATTCTACTTTAGTATGAGATAATAGCAGTCTAATTAATTCTGCACCTGCATATCCTGTTGCACCTATAACGGATACTTTTATCATATAAAACGCTCCTATAATGATTTAAAATAATATTATAAAGAATAATATTTAATTGTTTTTAAAAAAATTTATTTTTAGATTAGAAGAAATAAAATAGAGGCTTAACGCCTTGAGAAATTATTTTTGATGTAAGAGATTATATTATACATTTTTATTTTTCCTAAAAACTGTTTAATATTTGCCTTTAATTATACTATTAATAACATAAAAGTCAAGTATTTATAACAATTTTATGATTAAAATATTAATTATTTTATAGCCATAAATATTTGGCAATAAAAAATATTAAGATATTTTAATAAAAAATTATCAATATGGCTTGAAAAATGATATTTGTATTGTAGAATATGTTCGATTTGTTGTGTATAATTTAATATAGTTTTGAATAATGATGCTTTGCTATTTTTTTAATTATCAAAAATATATTTATGGTTTCTATTTTTATGAAAAAGAAATTTAATAAAAAACTATACTTAATATTTGTTTTATTAATTCTTGTTATAGTGTTAATTATATCTTGCGAAAAGTTTAATATATTAGGTCCAACCTATATACCGCCTGAAACAGATTTTAGATTTCCGGAAGAAACAATACCCGGACATATTGATGTTAATCCAGTGCCTGCCAAAGATGGTGAAGTATTTGGAGCCTTTA from Brachyspira pilosicoli P43/6/78 includes:
- the argC gene encoding N-acetyl-gamma-glutamyl-phosphate reductase produces the protein MIKVSVIGATGYAGAELIRLLLSHTKVELNNISSKSFVGKNINEIYPNLNKNLDKLLIDENEIFENSDVVFASLPAGLSDEIANKCFEKNILFIDLGADFRLDDEEDYKNWYGKEYKYKNLHKEAIYSIPEIIKYDNVYGKKQLKNAKIIGNPGCYPTSIGLALAPSLVNKLIQKDDIIIDSKSGATGAGRELKLNTHYTECNEAFAPYKIAEHRHTPEIEQTLSNIYGEDIKVTFVPHLLPLNRGIVSTIYAKLENKNLKLEDIHNIYKEFYKDSAFVRVLNIGEIANLKYVKYSNYCDISLHMDERTNKLIIVSTIDNMVKGAAGQAIQNMNIALGFKEDEGLNIIPPAF